DNA from Strigops habroptila isolate Jane chromosome 6, bStrHab1.2.pri, whole genome shotgun sequence:
GtctgttcctgctgctttgcctACTGGAAGTAAAATAGTACTATTTGGTTTCTGACATAACTGATTACTATGGAAATTATTACCATGTCATAAACAGAGGATTTCATGTGTCGAATGTGCGGCAGGAACGCAGACGATTCTGTAAGCAGAAGATTCCTGGTAataaggaaaaagggaagagaaatgcagaaaacacaggatGCCTGTGCAAAATCCATTGTTGCAGATTCTTTTTCAGAAGGCATAACCTGCAAGAGCATGGGGATCAGTCAAGCTGTTTGCTGGGgttctttggttttaaatgagTAAGAAGATAAATGTGAATTTGTGCTtcaagaaataattattttattttgactcCAGCAGTTGGCGCTGGCCAAAGTGATTTCCGAGGGCATTCGATGTATGTCCCAGATCACTGTTCCACGCTAGGGAGACTAGACAGCTACCGCTCTGCTATGCAGCGCTCTGAAACCAAGGACACCAGCTGCCAGACGGAGGAAGTTAAAGTTGTGCCCCCTTCAATGAGAAGAATACGAGCGCAGAAAGGACAAGGCATTGCAGCCCAGATGTCTCAGTTCTCCAGCTCATCTGGAAACATGTCAGTGATGAGTGATTCTGCTGCAGTTATATTTGCTTCTCGCCAAAATAGTGACATAGGTTTTCACAGCTTGCCTCGGGCTGGTGCAAGAGTGTCTCTGCAGTCCCTAGAGCAGACACAGAGCATCCCTAGGCAGACAGAAGACATCGCTGGCTCTTTACCCCACCAGATAAGTAAATTGCAAGCGGATGATGGTGTTGTGCATCTGAGGAATAATTCCACAACAGGGACCCTGTCGAGGCCGAGGTCTCAAGAGGTGAGAAGCTACGATAGCGAAAAGTCCGCAAGCCCAGCTTGTGTGGTCTCTCCTCATGCCACCTACTCAACAAGCATCATACCCAATGCAACACTCTCATCCTCTTCAGAAGTTATTGTTATTCATGCTGCCCAGAGTGTTGGATCATTGGATAGTAAAATTACCAACTCCACTGCCTACCCAAAGCCAAGAGACAATCCTGTTGCCAGCAGTGCAGTAAGCGGAAAAGAAGATCACCATTCTTCAAGCGGTAACTGGAGTGAGAGTAGCTCCACACGTCATTCTCAGACATCAGATACCATCCCATCTAATGCTGTCATGATGCTTTCTCTTGGTGACTCTGCTGTCTCTCTTAGCACTCCTGGAAATGCAGAGGCTGGGTCTCAGGGCATGGGCTACAGCTGTAGGAACAATCTCGCTCTACCAAGTCCTTCCCAGGACAGCGACGGTCGGAGCGATTCCAGCTGTTCAGGGGAGCGAGCACAAGCGGCAGTGAACAGCACAGAGCATTGGCTGTACAAGtctgcagaaaacagtgagACTCCTTCACACAAGGTGGTTTGTACCACACCAGGCTGTGCCACTCCCAGGAGcaacctgagcagcagcagcctggagaggacTTCGGTCAGGGATGATTCTACTTCTCTGTATTCTGTGGACCATGATGGTTATTACGGTTCTGTGCACATGGACTCTGGACTGAAGTCAGACATGTCTTGCGATAGTTCTAATGGTTTTGGGAACTCCAGAGACAGCGTGATAAATGTCtttgaaggaaaggagaagaaacatcAGGATGACCAGTCAGGCCAAGGTGAAAAATCCCTTGTAAGAAACATCTCtctgaaaaaggcaaagaagcCGCCTTTGCCGCCATCCAGAACAGACTCACTCAGGAGGATGCCCAAGAAAAAAGCCCAGTCGAATGGACAGGTACTTGATGAAACCCTCATTGCCACCCTCCAGCATTCCCTGCAGTTGAATCTCCAATGCAAAAATGGCAGCTCCCCTTCCCAGAGCCCCTGCAGTGATTATGAGGATCCCTGGGTGTTGCGTTCCCGCAGCCAAAGCTCAATCAGCGCAAGCAGCAGTATGATGTCCACCACTGCTCCAAACCTTTACTCCATCTGCACGGTCACTCCCTCTCAGAGTGAAACAAGTAGCATCAAGTCGGAGTATGCAGACCAGTGGGGTTACTACAGTGACTATGCAGCAGTGGCAGATGACCAGGTAAAATCCCCAGTGACCCATTCTGCCAGCACATCATCTGCTCTCAGCGATTACAGCATCAGCCACTTCAGTGATGGCTCAAGGGCTTCTGTGCCACAAGTGCCCAGTGGACTGGCCAAACCAAAGAGCACTTCTCCGGAGAAATCCCACCGAGTCACATCGCCATCGAGTGGGTACTCCAGCCAGTCCAATACTCCCACTGCACTTACTCCAGTGcctgtcattttaaaatctgcatcATCAGGAAATGGGAAATCCAAGCTGAAGCCTAAAGTGCCTGAAAGGAAATCCTCTCTTCTGTCTTCGCTCTCCAtgtcttcctcctccacttctctttcttcaaaTACATCTACTGAAGGGAGCGTGAGTGTGAAGAAACTGGAGCCCGCCCTGAGCTCTGCTCCGGATCCTGGTGCTCCCCCTCCGCCACCTCTTCTGCCAGCACCTCCTCCACATTGCCCTGAAGtttctcctccacctcctcctcctccatcagaAGTCATGGATCTGTCACCACTGCCAGCCTCTCCCACCTTCCCCCCTCCGCCGCCGGAAGCTGATGTAAGTTCTTCCTTTGCCCAGACTGTCCCATGGTTTCCACAAGGAGCCTCCATCAGTTCGTTCTCTTCCCCTGGTCCTCCTCCTTCCACTTTCCCTTTAGCTGTCCCGCCACCAGCACCACCTCTTGATCCCAAACTAACAAAAGGTGCAACAATATACCAACAGTATTCTTTTAAGAAACGTAACCAGGAAGATTCTTGCTACAGTCCAGTGAAACAGCCACTCAACAAGCAAGATGCATCGAGACCTGTGATGCCGTTAGTAACTACCAAAGCATTGCAAATGGTGCAGCTGAGGTCTGTGAAAAAAGCGACAGAAGGTGAACCGTCACCTGAATCTGCTTCTGAAACCGCCTCTCAGGAAAAGGGTACTGTAAATTCATCATCTCAGTCTTCCCTAAAGCCATGTCTCTCACTGAGACTCAGCAGCAGCTTAGGCgaagaggaaatgaaaactcaaggcacttcatttaaaaactcaATTCAAACACTGGCTCGGGGTTCTCCTATCGTTCTCTCCGATAATGTACCTGCACTTGACAGCGATCAAAAGCCTGCAAGTGCAATGGCTCTGAACAAGTCTTTTGAAGCTGATGCACTGGGGACAACTGGTGAAGACACACCTGAGCCTCCAGTGCAGAGTGAAGACCTCCATTCTGGCATGTCACTTCAGGGGTCACCAGCATCTTCCGACAAGACTCAGGTCATATTGCCAAGCAAGAAACCACCTCCTATTTCAAAGAAACCCAAACTGTTCCTTGTTGTACCACCTCCACAGTTGGATCTTACAGTGGAGAAAATAGCTGAAGTGAGTGATACTGTCAGAAGCACATCAAGCCCAACTAAGAGAGACGCTGTGCTTGCACACTGCGAGGAGGCGAGAAATTGTCTTACAGATGGACTCAGTTCTAGCGAGATGGACTCTGGCAGCCTGGTTCCTGAGGGAGGAGCTGCCGGATTCACCTTCTCGGAGACAGTGGGAGCTAATGCCTTTGTGGTACAGCCTGCTGCATCACCAGTTCAAGAAGAAcccaggcaggaggagcagtCTGCTTTTGATGAAGGAAGCAGTTCGGGCAGCAGCCAAGACAGCAGCAGTAACACCGACGGGCACCTATCTCAAGAGAACGAAAGTGGTGAgtctctttcctctgccttttcttcagatgcagcaatattttaaagaagctgGGGAGTGAGAATAGCAATCCTAGCATTCAGGTGGGCTTCTGTAGAGAAAAGAACCTCTTGCAATAGTTACAACTGTAAGCCTAAAGAAAGTTGCAGGGACTCAATTAATACTTTATGAGATTTCTTACAATTCCTGACTTCTCAGTATTGcagacatggaaagaaaattatgctTTATCTAATTGTGCTAAGATTTCATGCTACGAAAATGTGGTTGGCTTTGTGAATTATGATTTTGCATGAGTGGAAGccacacacattttctttcagtggtgTTCTCTGCCTGTGTGTGAGAGCAAGCACAGGCATTTTGTGCTCTGCAGTTTCCTCAGCAAGTGTTGTTCTGAAATCACAGCAATGACAGCAGTGCACTCACTTGATCAGAGGCAGTGAGGGCAGGTTTTAGGACTGTATGCCTGTTGAGTTCCCACGATGACAGTAttgttcattttctctgcatAGTGGAGGTGTTTGAATCGGATACAGCACATAGTTCATTCCTGCCAAGCAGTGGTTATGGGGACGAGACGGACGGAGTGGCAACACCAGCGAGACCGAGGACTACCGAAGATCTTTTTGCAGCCATTCACAGGTACTGCAGAAATTGCCCTTCCCACAGTCAGGTCCTGTAGTTCTCTCAGAAATGAATTGAACGTTGTTTTACTAAAACACCCAATTACAACAGTCTTTGCTGTAACAGAAAGCACACATTTATCAGCTTTCTACTAAGGTGATacatgaaaaagataaaagaactCGTTTTTTATTGTtctacaaatatatttaatcaATTCTGAACTAAAGCTACCAGATTAAATCAATGTAGATTGTATTATAAATATCCTGCCCTTAAAATATCAGTTACATCTAGTATTTATTGTACTATTCTCAATCTGCCATATTAACTCTactgttgctttttctgtgtatcttttgttttcattctcgttcttctccatctctttttaCTCTCTTCGCTGCTTATATGGTGCAGTTTGGGACAGAGGCTCAACGCTAATGCTTCATGGCAAGCGTGGCTGAAACTGGCAAGTAACACAACATGTCAGTCATATGGCAAAACATATGGCAAACGCTGGATTATAGTTTGCCATAATCCAGCCTGAGGTCGGGTGTCTTGTGTCAAACTGGTTCATGAATGAAATGTGCAATACTGGCTCTATTATCAATGACATTATTCATttcccttaaaaacaaaatcacctTCAATAGGCAACTAGATTTTTGTGCTGTTCACCTGAGgttctaaaaaaaaagagaagaaaaaaaaaggcttaaaaccacaaaatgaaaCGTGTGCACCATTTAAACAGTACACACAGAAGACCATTACCACTCTGAACTACTGAGCTTGCTTTTAGACTAGAATCGACGTAGCAGTAGTGCCATCTTGTGGCTTTGTCTTTAACTTGGAAAGGTACAGGGACATCTCTTTATCTGGTCACAGAGAACACCTGGCAGCATCTGTATAGGTTTATTTAGGTATGTAGTCAGTTTGTGGAGCTGTGCATGAGTTCTGCATCAGGAGCACTGAGGGATGGGGAAAGCCTGTTGTGAGAACGTGGCTCGGAGACTGCAGCACTTGGGATGCAAATGCTAttcttttcatctttgaaaCTATCCTGTTTCGATGTTACAGAAATTCCATATATACGATACTGACTTTTTACAACTCACGGTTACTCTTTAGGACTTGGCCTGTGGGAGCTGTTCTAAAAATGGTCTGTTGCATTTGTGTTGCGTGGTGCTTACCAGGACTGCGACAAATCTGGTTTTAGAATGAAGTATTCTGGCCAGTAGCCTTTCTCCATTCTGTACGCAGATAGGGAGTGGATCTCtgtgtgtatgcacatacatataatTCGTGAGCTTATGGGGAAATGGACAATGGAACTGGATGTGACATAGTTAAAACTGCTTCACACATTTGTTATTAAGACCTTGCTTTTGCTGGCTTTAGACTTGAATTACTATCTTCCTTGGTggttaattaattaaaaatgggTTGGTGCCCCCCCTCCACCACTATTTGTAAAAGGTGTTATTTCAGCGATTGGCACTCCTGAATATGTGCTTTGGAGTAAGACGAGAAATTTAGTGGTATGTGCATTAAGGACAGGAAAAACAATCTAAGTTTAAGCCACAGTTTTCTTTGAATATATACCCTACCTCAGTCTGAAAAGccaccaaaaccaaatttgGTTCTTAATTTTAAGTTTCTGCCATAATTCATACATGCTAAGAAAAGCATGGACTGCTCTCCACTGCATTCACAGTCTAGCAATTCAGTGTCAAACCAGGATAACAGTCTTGCCCTAAAGATCTTTGCAACTGAATTTTGCTTTCCGTTTATTTGGAatttcatttgggttttggCAGCAGTATAACCTCAGCATCGCAGTGTTTAAAGATACCCACAGGCAGCCAAAAACCTAATGAAGGGAAGTCTTTTCCCTGTAACTCATGTGCACGCATGTTCGCATAGAGACTCGCAGAGCATCCAAGCACCAAATCCACTTGCTGCCTGTGGTACTGACACACAGTTAAATCCGGACAAGGTTCTGATGTTTGCCACTGCTAAAGGCATCATTTTATCCCTGTGCTATCTTCTGGTGTCCATTCATGCTCAGGCTGAATGGATGTCGGTATTACATTCTTCTTTCAGAAGGGCAggtggaggcagcagcagctgaaaataacAGCTCTTACAGCTGCCTGTGGGGGCATCGTAAGGGATCTGTGCATAAACTTCACCACTAGAGAGACAGCATCGCTCCAAAGCCTTGGCAGAGTTTATGgcagtgtctgttgctgccACCTACTCAGCTGTCAGATCCTGCTACTTTGTTTTcgaggggaggggaaggattATTGTCAATAGGCTGCAATGCATAAAGACATTTGGGCTTGCCTTGGCAAAATCTCAAGGCCTTTAAGAAAGTAGAGCTAAAGATCACGTTAAGTAGAAACCTGTTTTACAAGGGGAACAATCTGTATTGAACACATGCTTGATAAAAATTCATACCAAATTATAGCATGCTAATCTTGTAATAAGTCTCCTGACTTGTTTTAAACTTTGGCCAAAATAGCATATGTAAAAACAGCCTTTATACAATGTTTCTGAATTAATTCTTGCTTAGCCTGCaaagaagcaaagcagctttgctaCAGATACTGGGcatgtaaaacatttctgtaagaTTTCTAATAATGGGAAAATGGGGCAGTAGAAGTCCAGTTTCCACTTATTCCCACCTCCATAACTGGttcttagttttgtttttgttacCCCTGCACTTTACTTGAAATTAAAAA
Protein-coding regions in this window:
- the NHSL1 gene encoding NHS-like protein 1 isoform X5, encoding MKKECVSRPFKLKQNPGSLSRAVSWINFSSLSRQTKRLFRSDGELSSMCVQQVDEDDENWIYRSQQRKAVSNLDEESRWTVHYTAPWHQQENVFLPSSRPPCVEDLHRQAKLNLKSVLRECDKLRRDGYRSSQYYSQGPTFSSSSSAICGSYQDDYEEIEQKCPVSSPEEEKLITIKRPKTPVSDDLSDINTQTNWTKSLPLPTPEEKMRQQAQAVQTDVVPINVTVGAGQSDFRGHSMYVPDHCSTLGRLDSYRSAMQRSETKDTSCQTEEVKVVPPSMRRIRAQKGQGIAAQMSQFSSSSGNMSVMSDSAAVIFASRQNSDIGFHSLPRAGARVSLQSLEQTQSIPRQTEDIAGSLPHQISKLQADDGVVHLRNNSTTGTLSRPRSQEVRSYDSEKSASPACVVSPHATYSTSIIPNATLSSSSEVIVIHAAQSVGSLDSKITNSTAYPKPRDNPVASSAVSGKEDHHSSSGNWSESSSTRHSQTSDTIPSNAVMMLSLGDSAVSLSTPGNAEAGSQGMGYSCRNNLALPSPSQDSDGRSDSSCSGERAQAAVNSTEHWLYKSAENSETPSHKVVCTTPGCATPRSNLSSSSLERTSVRDDSTSLYSVDHDGYYGSVHMDSGLKSDMSCDSSNGFGNSRDSVINVFEGKEKKHQDDQSGQGEKSLVRNISLKKAKKPPLPPSRTDSLRRMPKKKAQSNGQVLDETLIATLQHSLQLNLQCKNGSSPSQSPCSDYEDPWVLRSRSQSSISASSSMMSTTAPNLYSICTVTPSQSETSSIKSEYADQWGYYSDYAAVADDQVKSPVTHSASTSSALSDYSISHFSDGSRASVPQVPSGLAKPKSTSPEKSHRVTSPSSGYSSQSNTPTALTPVPVILKSASSGNGKSKLKPKVPERKSSLLSSLSMSSSSTSLSSNTSTEGSVSVKKLEPALSSAPDPGAPPPPPLLPAPPPHCPEVSPPPPPPPSEVMDLSPLPASPTFPPPPPEADVSSSFAQTVPWFPQGASISSFSSPGPPPSTFPLAVPPPAPPLDPKLTKGATIYQQYSFKKRNQEDSCYSPVKQPLNKQDASRPVMPLVTTKALQMVQLRSVKKATEGEPSPESASETASQEKGTVNSSSQSSLKPCLSLRLSSSLGEEEMKTQGTSFKNSIQTLARGSPIVLSDNVPALDSDQKPASAMALNKSFEADALGTTGEDTPEPPVQSEDLHSGMSLQGSPASSDKTQVILPSKKPPPISKKPKLFLVVPPPQLDLTVEKIAEVSDTVRSTSSPTKRDAVLAHCEEARNCLTDGLSSSEMDSGSLVPEGGAAGFTFSETVGANAFVVQPAASPVQEEPRQEEQSAFDEGSSSGSSQDSSSNTDGHLSQENESVEVFESDTAHSSFLPSSGYGDETDGVATPARPRTTEDLFAAIHRSKRKVLGRKDSEDDRTRNHSPSPPVTPTGASPTLTTLKQAGSIQRSVRKSSTSNDNFKALLLKKGSRCDTSSRMSAAEMLKNTDPRFHRTKTDASPDVSDSPASCSPSKSKRAQEEWAKSEGLMPRSMSFSGTRYGRSRTPPSAASSKYNVRNRIQSSPMTVISEGDGEVVEQSEGRGRRTLEEQQERQLDMFNSDEMDANDFPFAEEAGCKETLDPTHLDLLTQPGTSRKYRSPSAE
- the NHSL1 gene encoding NHS-like protein 1 isoform X3 — encoded protein: MKKECVSRPFKLKQNPGSLSRAVSWINFSSLSRQTKRLFRSDGELSSMCVQQVDEDDENWIYRSQQRKAVSNLDEESRWTVHYTAPWHQQENVFLPSSRPPCVEDLHRQAKLNLKSVLRECDKLRRDGYRSSQYYSQGPTFSSSSSAICGSYQDDYEEIEQKCPVSSPEEEKLITIKRPKTPVSDDLSDINTQTNWTKSLPLPTPEEKMRQQAQAVQTDVVPINVTGENFDRQASIRRSLIYTDTVVRRPKKVKRRKTITGIPDNIQKELVGAGQSDFRGHSMYVPDHCSTLGRLDSYRSAMQRSETKDTSCQTEEVKVVPPSMRRIRAQKGQGIAAQMSQFSSSSGNMSVMSDSAAVIFASRQNSDIGFHSLPRAGARVSLQSLEQTQSIPRQTEDIAGSLPHQISKLQADDGVVHLRNNSTTGTLSRPRSQEVRSYDSEKSASPACVVSPHATYSTSIIPNATLSSSSEVIVIHAAQSVGSLDSKITNSTAYPKPRDNPVASSAVSGKEDHHSSSGNWSESSSTRHSQTSDTIPSNAVMMLSLGDSAVSLSTPGNAEAGSQGMGYSCRNNLALPSPSQDSDGRSDSSCSGERAQAAVNSTEHWLYKSAENSETPSHKVVCTTPGCATPRSNLSSSSLERTSVRDDSTSLYSVDHDGYYGSVHMDSGLKSDMSCDSSNGFGNSRDSVINVFEGKEKKHQDDQSGQGEKSLVRNISLKKAKKPPLPPSRTDSLRRMPKKKAQSNGQVLDETLIATLQHSLQLNLQCKNGSSPSQSPCSDYEDPWVLRSRSQSSISASSSMMSTTAPNLYSICTVTPSQSETSSIKSEYADQWGYYSDYAAVADDQVKSPVTHSASTSSALSDYSISHFSDGSRASVPQVPSGLAKPKSTSPEKSHRVTSPSSGYSSQSNTPTALTPVPVILKSASSGNGKSKLKPKVPERKSSLLSSLSMSSSSTSLSSNTSTEGSVSVKKLEPALSSAPDPGAPPPPPLLPAPPPHCPEVSPPPPPPPSEVMDLSPLPASPTFPPPPPEADVSSSFAQTVPWFPQGASISSFSSPGPPPSTFPLAVPPPAPPLDPKLTKGATIYQQYSFKKRNQEDSCYSPVKQPLNKQDASRPVMPLVTTKALQMVQLRSVKKATEGEPSPESASETASQEKGTVNSSSQSSLKPCLSLRLSSSLGEEEMKTQGTSFKNSIQTLARGSPIVLSDNVPALDSDQKPASAMALNKSFEADALGTTGEDTPEPPVQSEDLHSGMSLQGSPASSDKTQVILPSKKPPPISKKPKLFLVVPPPQLDLTVEKIAEVSDTVRSTSSPTKRDAVLAHCEEARNCLTDGLSSSEMDSGSLVPEGGAAGFTFSETVGANAFVVQPAASPVQEEPRQEEQSAFDEGSSSGSSQDSSSNTDGHLSQENESVEVFESDTAHSSFLPSSGYGDETDGVATPARPRTTEDLFAAIHRSKRKVLGRKDSEDDRTRNHSPSPPVTPTGASPTLTTLKQAGSIQRSVRKSSTSNDNFKALLLKKGSRCDTSSRMSAAEMLKNTDPRFHRTKTDASPDVSDSPASCSPSKSKRAQEEWAKSEGLMPRSMSFSGTRYGRSRTPPSAASSKYNVRNRIQSSPMTVISEGDGEVVEQSEGRGRRTLEEQQERQLDMFNSDEMDANDFPFAEEAGCKETLDPTHLDLLTQPGTSRKYRSPSAE
- the NHSL1 gene encoding NHS-like protein 1 isoform X6; translation: MVVFINTKLKSFMKLFKRKTVSNLDEESRWTVHYTAPWHQQENVFLPSSRPPCVEDLHRQAKLNLKSVLRECDKLRRDGYRSSQYYSQGPTFSSSSSAICGSYQDDYEEIEQKCPVSSPEEEKLITIKRPKTPVSDDLSDINTQTNWTKSLPLPTPEEKMRQQAQAVQTDVVPINVTGENFDRQASIRRSLIYTDTVVRRPKKVKRRKTITGIPDNIQKELAVGAGQSDFRGHSMYVPDHCSTLGRLDSYRSAMQRSETKDTSCQTEEVKVVPPSMRRIRAQKGQGIAAQMSQFSSSSGNMSVMSDSAAVIFASRQNSDIGFHSLPRAGARVSLQSLEQTQSIPRQTEDIAGSLPHQISKLQADDGVVHLRNNSTTGTLSRPRSQEVRSYDSEKSASPACVVSPHATYSTSIIPNATLSSSSEVIVIHAAQSVGSLDSKITNSTAYPKPRDNPVASSAVSGKEDHHSSSGNWSESSSTRHSQTSDTIPSNAVMMLSLGDSAVSLSTPGNAEAGSQGMGYSCRNNLALPSPSQDSDGRSDSSCSGERAQAAVNSTEHWLYKSAENSETPSHKVVCTTPGCATPRSNLSSSSLERTSVRDDSTSLYSVDHDGYYGSVHMDSGLKSDMSCDSSNGFGNSRDSVINVFEGKEKKHQDDQSGQGEKSLVRNISLKKAKKPPLPPSRTDSLRRMPKKKAQSNGQVLDETLIATLQHSLQLNLQCKNGSSPSQSPCSDYEDPWVLRSRSQSSISASSSMMSTTAPNLYSICTVTPSQSETSSIKSEYADQWGYYSDYAAVADDQVKSPVTHSASTSSALSDYSISHFSDGSRASVPQVPSGLAKPKSTSPEKSHRVTSPSSGYSSQSNTPTALTPVPVILKSASSGNGKSKLKPKVPERKSSLLSSLSMSSSSTSLSSNTSTEGSVSVKKLEPALSSAPDPGAPPPPPLLPAPPPHCPEVSPPPPPPPSEVMDLSPLPASPTFPPPPPEADVSSSFAQTVPWFPQGASISSFSSPGPPPSTFPLAVPPPAPPLDPKLTKGATIYQQYSFKKRNQEDSCYSPVKQPLNKQDASRPVMPLVTTKALQMVQLRSVKKATEGEPSPESASETASQEKGTVNSSSQSSLKPCLSLRLSSSLGEEEMKTQGTSFKNSIQTLARGSPIVLSDNVPALDSDQKPASAMALNKSFEADALGTTGEDTPEPPVQSEDLHSGMSLQGSPASSDKTQVILPSKKPPPISKKPKLFLVVPPPQLDLTVEKIAEVSDTVRSTSSPTKRDAVLAHCEEARNCLTDGLSSSEMDSGSLVPEGGAAGFTFSETVGANAFVVQPAASPVQEEPRQEEQSAFDEGSSSGSSQDSSSNTDGHLSQENESVEVFESDTAHSSFLPSSGYGDETDGVATPARPRTTEDLFAAIHRSKRKVLGRKDSEDDRTRNHSPSPPVTPTGASPTLTTLKQAGSIQRSVRKSSTSNDNFKALLLKKGSRCDTSSRMSAAEMLKNTDPRFHRTKTDASPDVSDSPASCSPSKSKRAQEEWAKSEGLMPRSMSFSGTRYGRSRTPPSAASSKYNVRNRIQSSPMTVISEGDGEVVEQSEGRGRRTLEEQQERQLDMFNSDEMDANDFPFAEEAGCKETLDPTHLDLLTQPGTSRKYRSPSAE